From a single Nicotiana tabacum cultivar K326 chromosome 8, ASM71507v2, whole genome shotgun sequence genomic region:
- the LOC107793044 gene encoding patellin-3 — MAEETKKMAEETTPEVVVSDVTVSETPQPEPENLPESPEKSAAPETGESKVGSDKDEKDLVAESTSFKEESNKVEELPNPEQKALAEFKQLIQEALNKHEFTSPPPPPSPPAAKEKEEEKKAAPVEAPDAEPVTEVVSEPVAAPATVEIELEKKEEKVTPPETEVTPVPAPETPSEPEKLEAAEEIKETIVEVPAAVAVAAAAEEPPATEEAEEPKTGCTPPPEEVSIWGIPLLADERSDVILLKFLRARDFKVKEAFTMLKSVVAWRKEFKIDELLDEKDLGQGLEKVVYNYGLDKEGHPVCYNAFGEFQNKELYQNTFADKEKLTKFLRWRIQFMEKSIRNLDFSPDGICTFVQVIDLKNSPGLFFFKKELRQATNRALQLLQDNYPEFVAKQVFINVPWWYPAYYRMINAIFTTRTKSKFVFAGPSRSAETLFKYITPEQVPAQYGGLSKEGEQEFTVAEPATEDIIKPASKHTIEFPVTEKCSLVWEARVTGWDVSYGAEFVPTAEGGYTIIIEKSRKVVANETVISNTYKAGEQGKVVITFDNQSSKKKKLVYRSKNKPSD; from the exons ATGGCTGAAGAAACCAAGAAAATGGCTGAAGAAACGACACCAGAAGTGGTGGTTTCTGATGTTACAGTGAGTGAAACACCTCAACCTGAGCCGGAAAACTTGCCGGAGTCGCCAGAAAAATCTGCTGCTCCGGAGACCGGAGAATCCAAGGTTGGGAGTGATAAGGATGAGAAGGACCTTGTTGCTGAATCCACTTCCTTTAAGGAAGAAAGTAACAAGGTTGAAGAACTCCCTAATCCTGAACAAAAAGCATTGGCTGAATTCAAACAGCTAATTCAAGAAGCTCTTAACAAACACGAATTCACTTCCCCTCCGCCTCCGCCGTCACCGCCGGCAGccaaggagaaggaggaggagaaaaaaGCAGCCCCTGTTGAGGCACCGGACGCAGAGCCGGTTACAGAGGTAGTATCTGAGCCGGTGGCAGCACCGGCGACGGTGGAAATTGAATTGgagaaaaaggaagagaaagTCACTCCACCGGAAACAGAAGTAACTCCGGTACCGGCGCCTGAGACACCATCGGAGCCGGAGAAGTTGGAGGCAGCCGAAGAAATCAAGGAAACAATTGTCGAAGTACCCGCGGCTGTTGCTGTGGCGGCGGCAGCGGAGGAGCCACCGGCGACGGAGGAAGCAGAGGAGCCAAAAACAGGGTGTACACCACCACCGGAAGAAGTATCCATATGGGGAATACCCCTATTAGCTGACGAGAGAAGTGACGTCATCCTCCTCAAGTTTCTAAGAGCAAGAGATTTCAAGGTGAAAGAAGCTTTCACCATGCTAAAAAGTGTTGTTGCATGgagaaaagaattcaaaattgaTGAACTTTTGGATGAGAAAGATTTAGGTCAAGGACTTGAGAAAGTTGTGTACAATTATGGTTTGGACAAAGAAGGACACCCTGTTTGTTACAATGCATTTGGTGAATTCCAAAACAAGGAATTGTATCAAAATACTTTTGCTGATAAGGAGAAGCTAACCAAATTCCTCAGATGGAGAATTCAGTTCATGGAAAAGTCAATCAGGAATCTTGATTTTAGCCCTGATGGTATCTGCACTTTTGTTCAAGTTATTGATCTTAAGAATTCTCCTGGTCTGTTCTTTTTCAAGAAAGAACTTCGCCAGGCTACAAATCGTGCTCTTCAATTACTTCAGGATAATTACCCTGAATTTGTTGCCAAACAG GTGTTCATCAATGTTCCATGGTGGTACCCAGCTTACTACAGAATGATAAATGCAATTTTTACTACAAGGACAAAGAGCAAGTTTGTTTTTGCTGGTCCTTCAAGATCTGCCGAGACCCTTTTCAA ATACATAACCCCAGAACAAGTACCAGCACAATATGGTGGACTGAGCAAGGAAGGTGAACAGGAATTCACTGTTGCTGAACCTGCCACAGAGGACATCATTAAGCCAGCTTCTAAACACACCATTGAATTCCCAGTTACTGAG AAGTGCAGTTTGGTTTGGGAAGCAAGAGTGACAGGGTGGGATGTATCTTATGGAGCTGAATTTGTACCAACTGCTGAAGGTGGATACACAATAATTATAGAGAAATCAAGAAAAGTTGTGGCAAATGAAACAGTGATCAGCAACACATATAAGGCAGGAGAACAAGGCAAAGTGGTGATCACATTTGACAACCAAAGTTCTAAAAAGAAGAAGCTTGTTTACAGGTCCAAGAACAAGCCCTCGGATTGA